Proteins encoded in a region of the Pseudomonas syringae KCTC 12500 genome:
- a CDS encoding DnaT-like ssDNA-binding protein yields the protein MLIIEDGTGVPDAESYATAAELVIYAGKFGAAIPADEAAQEAVLRRAALVMDGMTWKGRKSTGDQALSWPRREIRLDGENKPERYLPARIQYGQMALAAEIHADDIDPIDKRKGAVTKEKVDGAVEREYATISNTSRRLLPAAPDRPSATQFADYLQRRGLFAVRV from the coding sequence ATGCTCATCATCGAGGACGGCACCGGCGTGCCGGATGCTGAAAGCTACGCCACTGCCGCTGAACTGGTCATCTATGCCGGAAAATTCGGTGCGGCCATTCCGGCTGACGAGGCTGCGCAAGAGGCTGTTTTGCGCCGGGCCGCCTTAGTGATGGACGGCATGACCTGGAAGGGACGCAAATCCACCGGTGATCAGGCACTGTCCTGGCCTCGCCGGGAGATTCGCCTGGATGGCGAGAATAAGCCGGAGCGGTACCTCCCGGCACGCATTCAGTACGGCCAAATGGCTCTGGCCGCAGAGATTCATGCCGACGACATTGATCCTATCGACAAGCGCAAGGGAGCGGTGACGAAGGAAAAAGTCGACGGCGCGGTAGAGCGTGAATACGCGACCATCAGCAATACGAGCAGGCGACTCTTGCCTGCTGCGCCGGACAGGCCCAGCGCTACGCAGTTCGCGGACTATCTGCA
- a CDS encoding CTP synthase has product MELVYSNQRGDFDPNKRYRNPDLFRNVERGVTKVTVVGDYPEIVDAYKAVEIEVEIETRKTPVKGKAKAADKTSAKPGKGPTKPESNGTQKDGTKEEPVYIPKLEADNQWIIITRDGVRFSDFAGDEAQAKAEADRLNETKE; this is encoded by the coding sequence ATGGAACTCGTTTATAGCAACCAGCGCGGCGACTTCGATCCCAACAAGCGCTATCGCAACCCGGATCTGTTCCGGAACGTCGAACGCGGCGTGACCAAGGTCACAGTGGTTGGCGATTACCCGGAAATTGTCGATGCCTACAAGGCGGTCGAGATTGAGGTGGAGATCGAGACACGCAAGACGCCGGTGAAAGGCAAGGCCAAGGCCGCTGACAAAACTTCTGCAAAGCCGGGCAAAGGCCCAACCAAGCCTGAGTCCAATGGCACCCAGAAGGATGGCACCAAGGAAGAACCGGTCTACATCCCCAAGCTGGAAGCAGATAACCAGTGGATCATCATCACCCGTGACGGTGTACGATTCAGCGACTTTGCTGGTGATGAGGCTCAGGCCAAGGCCGAAGCAGATCGCCTGAACGAAACCAAGGAATAA
- a CDS encoding major capsid protein — translation MATTVNSDLIIYNDEAQTAYLERVQDNLDIFNASSNGAIILDNELIEGDFRKRAFYKLAGSLDHRDVNSEAKVVAKKIGAGEAVGVKAPWKYGPYQTTEEAFKRRGRPVDEFSQIIGQDVADATLEGFVQYATAALRASIGSNPAMVVEASIETDGKKTLTRGMRKFGDKFGRIALWVMHSSAYFDIVDEAITNKLYEEAGVVIYGGLPGTLGKPVLVTDTAPVDVIFGLLPSAVTITESQAPGFRSYEVNDEENLGIGYRAEGVVNIDVLGYSWKETAGGANPSLAAVGSSANWVKHSASDKVTAGVMIELTPAA, via the coding sequence ATGGCAACAACTGTGAACAGCGATCTGATCATCTACAACGATGAGGCTCAGACCGCATACCTGGAACGTGTTCAGGACAACCTAGACATCTTCAACGCGTCCTCCAACGGCGCAATCATCCTCGACAACGAGCTGATCGAAGGCGACTTCCGCAAACGTGCCTTCTACAAGCTGGCAGGTTCGCTGGATCACCGTGACGTCAACTCCGAAGCCAAAGTCGTCGCCAAGAAAATCGGCGCCGGTGAGGCAGTCGGCGTCAAGGCTCCGTGGAAGTACGGCCCGTATCAGACGACCGAAGAGGCGTTCAAGCGTCGCGGTCGCCCGGTAGACGAGTTCTCCCAGATCATCGGCCAAGACGTTGCAGACGCAACCCTTGAAGGCTTCGTGCAGTACGCAACTGCCGCGCTGCGCGCTTCGATCGGCTCCAACCCTGCAATGGTCGTTGAAGCCAGCATCGAGACCGACGGCAAGAAGACGCTGACTCGCGGCATGCGCAAGTTCGGCGACAAATTCGGCCGTATCGCGCTGTGGGTCATGCACTCGTCGGCATACTTCGACATCGTCGACGAAGCCATCACCAACAAGCTGTACGAAGAGGCGGGTGTCGTGATCTACGGCGGCCTGCCAGGCACCCTGGGCAAGCCGGTACTGGTTACCGATACCGCCCCGGTTGACGTGATCTTCGGCCTGCTGCCAAGCGCCGTGACCATCACCGAATCCCAGGCGCCTGGCTTCCGCTCCTATGAAGTCAACGATGAGGAAAACCTCGGCATCGGCTACCGCGCTGAAGGCGTCGTGAACATCGATGTTCTGGGTTACAGCTGGAAGGAAACTGCCGGCGGTGCGAATCCATCGCTCGCTGCTGTCGGCTCGTCCGCCAACTGGGTCAAGCACTCTGCCAGCGACAAGGTCACTGCTGGCGTGATGATCGAACTCACTCCGGCTGCATAA